The following are from one region of the Coffea eugenioides isolate CCC68of chromosome 2, Ceug_1.0, whole genome shotgun sequence genome:
- the LOC113759904 gene encoding 40S ribosomal protein S13-2-like — protein MSKGSLKPLIEGLRIDDLSPLGLKQRRRQPDQQLLIIVGKQLEDGGTLADYNIWKEPEGVHHPPLPLPPWWLQEAQEENPHQAQEEEGQGCRPLVLQGRRLRQCLEAQEGVFLVRRARAGFAPEIPEDLYHLIKKAIAIRKHLERNRKDKDSKFRLILVESRIHRLARYYKKTKKLPPNWK, from the exons atgTCTAAGGGATCACTCAAACCACTGATCGAAGGCCTTAGGATTGATGACCTTTCGCCTCttggtctgaag CAGCGGAGGCGGCAGCCGGACCAGCAGCTCCTCATCATCGTCGGCAAGCAATTGGAGGACGGTGGTACCCTAGCGGACTACAACATCTGGAAGGAGCCAGAAGGAGTCCACCATCCACCTCTTCCTCTGCCTCCGTGGTGGCTCCAAGAAGCGCAAGAAGAAAACCCACACCAAGCCCAAGAAGAAGAAGGCCAAGGCTGCCGTCCTCTAGTTCTACAAGGTCGACGACTCCGGCAATGTCTAGAGGCTCAGGAAGGAGTTTTTCTGGTTCGGAGGGCAAG GGCAGGGTTTGCACCTGAGATTCCAGAGGATCTATACCATCTGATCAAGAAGGCCATCGCAATCAGGAAGCATTTGGAGAGGAACAGGAAGGACAAGGATTCCAAGTTCAGATTGATTCTGGTGGAGAGCAGGATTCACCGCCTCGCTCGTTACTACAAAAAGACCAAGAAGCTCCCTCCCAACTGGAAATAG